One genomic region from Cellulomonas fengjieae encodes:
- the murJ gene encoding murein biosynthesis integral membrane protein MurJ, translated as MSPAARRTLAGLGGAAAMIAAVTVLSRVLGFGRYLVQAFAFGDGTIGGVYNAGNTLPNVLFEVAAGGALAGALVPLLALPVSRALRKDVDAISSAALGWTLLVLIPLGGALAACSGPIAAVWPRIDHSQRDLLQYFIAVFAVQVPMYGVAVLLYAVLQAHKKFFWPAFAPVLSSVVVIATYLVYAALADGERNDATALPEGALAVLAWGTTVGVAAMCFPMFVPVRRLGVRLRPTLRFPAGVGRRLAALAFAGVGSLVAQQVAVLVALVVSSARGNPATFSVYLWSQQVYLLPYAVLVVPLATSTFPRLAARAAAGERDAYARMASGTTRVVLVAAAVGAAAVVAVAPAVADIFVAVANGAPGVGAMASTITWLMPGLAGFALMFHASRALYAMERGRSAIAANVAGWGTAAVATPVLAALYAPAGDDPSATLVALAQASSLGMLIGGVVAVLLLRRAAGRGATTGLARTALVLAAGAGVGAAAGRWVVDAVADMAGHGVLTAVGAAAGGGLVAVLLVGGAVLAGDRGTLRDFRTIEAAPAPADAPPVPDPAHQNGGS; from the coding sequence GTGAGTCCGGCGGCGCGGCGCACGCTTGCCGGTCTCGGCGGCGCCGCCGCGATGATCGCGGCGGTCACCGTCCTGAGCCGGGTGCTCGGGTTCGGGCGGTACCTGGTCCAGGCGTTCGCGTTCGGGGACGGGACCATCGGCGGCGTCTACAACGCCGGGAACACCCTGCCGAACGTGCTGTTCGAGGTGGCCGCCGGCGGCGCGCTCGCCGGGGCCCTCGTCCCGCTGCTCGCCCTGCCCGTGTCCCGCGCCCTCCGCAAGGACGTCGACGCGATCTCCTCTGCGGCGCTCGGCTGGACGCTGCTGGTGCTGATCCCGCTCGGCGGCGCGCTCGCCGCCTGCAGCGGCCCGATCGCCGCGGTGTGGCCGCGGATCGACCACTCGCAGCGCGACCTGCTGCAGTACTTCATCGCGGTGTTCGCGGTCCAGGTGCCGATGTACGGCGTCGCGGTGCTGCTCTACGCGGTCCTGCAGGCGCACAAGAAGTTCTTCTGGCCCGCGTTCGCCCCCGTGCTGTCGTCGGTGGTGGTCATCGCCACCTACCTGGTCTACGCCGCCCTCGCCGACGGTGAGCGCAACGACGCGACGGCGCTGCCCGAGGGCGCGCTGGCGGTGCTCGCGTGGGGGACGACCGTCGGCGTGGCCGCGATGTGCTTCCCGATGTTCGTCCCCGTGCGCCGGCTCGGCGTCCGGCTCCGGCCGACGCTGCGGTTCCCGGCCGGGGTGGGGCGCCGGCTCGCCGCGCTCGCATTCGCCGGCGTCGGCTCGCTCGTCGCCCAGCAGGTGGCGGTCCTCGTCGCCCTGGTGGTCTCGAGCGCGCGCGGCAACCCCGCCACCTTCTCCGTCTACCTGTGGTCCCAGCAGGTCTACCTCCTGCCGTACGCGGTGCTCGTGGTCCCGCTGGCCACCTCGACGTTCCCCCGTCTCGCCGCCCGAGCCGCCGCCGGTGAGCGCGACGCCTACGCCCGCATGGCATCCGGGACCACCCGGGTGGTCCTCGTGGCCGCCGCGGTCGGCGCAGCCGCGGTCGTCGCGGTGGCGCCTGCGGTGGCGGACATCTTCGTGGCCGTCGCGAACGGGGCACCGGGGGTCGGTGCGATGGCGTCGACGATCACCTGGCTGATGCCCGGGCTGGCCGGGTTCGCGCTGATGTTCCACGCCTCCCGCGCGCTCTACGCGATGGAGCGCGGCCGGTCGGCCATCGCCGCCAACGTGGCCGGGTGGGGGACCGCAGCGGTCGCGACTCCCGTGCTCGCAGCCCTGTACGCCCCCGCGGGCGACGACCCTTCGGCCACGCTTGTCGCTCTCGCGCAGGCCAGCTCGCTCGGCATGCTGATCGGCGGCGTCGTGGCCGTGCTGCTGCTGCGCCGCGCGGCGGGACGGGGCGCGACGACCGGGCTCGCCCGCACGGCGCTCGTCCTGGCCGCCGGTGCCGGCGTGGGTGCCGCCGCGGGACGGTGGGTGGTGGACGCGGTGGCGGACATGGCGGGGCACGGTGTCCTCACGGCGGTCGGCGCGGCAGCGGGCGGTGGCCTCGTCGCCGTCCTGCTCGTCGGCGGCGCCGTGCTCGCCGGCGACCGAGGCACCCTGCGGGACTTCCGGACGATCGAAGCCGCGCCCGCGCCTGCCGACGCCCCGCCCGTGCCCGACCCGGCGCACCAGAACGGAGGGTCGTGA
- a CDS encoding CTP synthase, whose product MTERAHRLSGRSESTTRHIFVTGGVASSLGKGLTASSLGRLLRSRGLRVTMQKLDPYLNVDPGTMNPFQHGEVFVTEDGAETDLDVGHYERFLDVNLVGSANVTTGQVYSQVIAKERRGEYLGDTVQVIPHITDEIKTRMRQQAAADIDVIITEIGGTVGDIESQPFLEAARQVRHDLGRDNCFFLHVSLVPYIGPSGELKTKPTQHSVAALRSIGIQPDAIVLRADRDVPESTKRKIALFCDVDVEGVVTAKDAPSIYDIPRVLHSEGLDAYVVQRLGLPFRDVDWKGWDELLHRVHQPTHRVEVALVGKYIDLPDAYLSVTEALRAGGFHHDTKVVIRWVTSDDCQTPEGARLALEGVDAVLVPGGFGVRGIEGKLGALRWARENLVPTLGICLGLQCMVIEYSRTILGLEGASSSEFDDDPAHPVIATMAEQLAFVDGKGDLGGTMRLGAYEAVLTPGSVVAEAYGATRVVERHRHRYEVNNAYRDKLEAAGLVISGVSPDTSLVEFVELPRDVHPYFVATQAHPEFKSRPTRAHPLFAGLIEAALAQRGDES is encoded by the coding sequence GTGACAGAGCGCGCGCATCGACTCTCCGGGCGGTCGGAATCCACGACCCGGCACATCTTCGTCACCGGGGGTGTCGCGTCCTCCCTCGGTAAGGGTCTGACGGCGAGCAGCCTCGGCCGACTCCTTCGCTCCCGTGGCCTTCGCGTCACGATGCAGAAGCTCGACCCGTACCTCAACGTGGACCCGGGCACCATGAACCCGTTCCAGCACGGCGAGGTCTTCGTCACCGAGGACGGGGCCGAGACCGACCTGGACGTCGGGCACTACGAGCGGTTCCTGGACGTGAACCTCGTCGGCTCGGCCAACGTGACCACCGGCCAGGTGTACTCGCAGGTCATCGCGAAGGAGCGACGCGGCGAGTACCTCGGGGACACGGTCCAGGTCATCCCGCACATCACCGACGAGATCAAGACGCGCATGCGTCAGCAGGCGGCCGCGGACATCGACGTGATCATCACGGAGATCGGCGGCACGGTCGGCGACATCGAGTCGCAGCCGTTCCTCGAGGCGGCCCGCCAGGTGCGCCACGACCTCGGGCGGGACAACTGCTTCTTCCTGCACGTCTCGCTCGTGCCGTACATCGGCCCGTCGGGCGAGCTGAAGACCAAGCCGACGCAGCACTCCGTCGCCGCCCTGCGCAGCATCGGCATCCAGCCCGACGCGATCGTCCTGCGCGCGGACCGCGACGTCCCCGAGTCCACCAAGCGCAAGATCGCGCTCTTCTGCGACGTGGACGTCGAGGGTGTCGTCACCGCCAAGGACGCGCCGAGCATCTACGACATCCCGCGCGTGCTGCACTCCGAGGGGCTCGACGCCTACGTGGTGCAGCGGCTCGGGCTCCCGTTCCGGGACGTGGACTGGAAGGGCTGGGACGAGCTGCTGCACCGCGTGCACCAGCCCACCCACCGGGTCGAGGTCGCGCTCGTCGGCAAGTACATCGACCTGCCCGACGCGTACCTGTCCGTCACGGAGGCGCTGCGTGCCGGCGGCTTCCACCACGACACCAAGGTCGTCATCCGCTGGGTCACGTCGGACGACTGCCAGACCCCCGAAGGTGCCCGGCTCGCGCTCGAAGGGGTGGACGCCGTGCTGGTGCCCGGCGGCTTCGGCGTGCGCGGCATCGAGGGCAAGCTCGGCGCCCTGCGCTGGGCGCGCGAGAACCTCGTGCCGACGCTCGGCATCTGCCTGGGCCTGCAGTGCATGGTCATCGAGTACTCGCGCACCATCCTCGGCCTCGAGGGGGCGTCGTCGTCGGAGTTCGACGACGACCCCGCGCACCCGGTCATCGCGACGATGGCCGAGCAGCTGGCGTTCGTCGACGGCAAGGGTGACCTGGGCGGCACCATGCGCCTGGGCGCCTACGAGGCGGTGCTCACACCGGGATCGGTGGTCGCGGAGGCCTACGGCGCGACGCGCGTCGTGGAGCGGCACCGCCACCGCTACGAGGTGAACAACGCCTACCGCGACAAGCTCGAGGCCGCCGGCCTGGTGATCTCCGGGGTCTCACCCGACACCTCGCTGGTCGAGTTCGTGGAGCTGCCGCGGGACGTGCACCCGTACTTCGTGGCCACGCAGGCCCACCCCGAGTTCAAGTCACGCCCGACCCGGGCGCACCCGCTGTTCGCCGGGCTCATCGAGGCTGCCCTGGCGCAGCGCGGCGACGAGTCCTGA
- a CDS encoding NUDIX domain-containing protein: MGEPLADLVAPRPVVSHEVLHGGKIFDLVGDVVDLGDTQVLREYVAHPGAVAVIALDDDDRVLLLSQYRHPVRSVLWEPPAGLRDVPDEELVRAAARELAEEADLVAASWWRLVDFYTSPGGSDERIQVFLARGLRPVEGADLYTRTDEEATMVPVWVPLDEAVDAALSGRLRSPTAVTGVLAAAAARARGWSTLEPVTV, encoded by the coding sequence ATGGGGGAGCCGCTGGCCGACCTCGTGGCGCCGCGACCCGTCGTGTCGCACGAGGTCCTCCACGGGGGCAAGATCTTCGACCTGGTCGGCGACGTGGTGGACCTCGGGGACACCCAGGTGCTCCGCGAGTACGTGGCGCACCCGGGTGCCGTCGCGGTCATCGCGCTCGACGACGACGACCGCGTGCTGCTGCTCTCGCAGTACCGGCACCCCGTGCGCTCGGTCCTGTGGGAGCCGCCGGCCGGCCTGCGGGACGTGCCGGACGAGGAGCTGGTCCGGGCGGCGGCCCGCGAGCTGGCGGAGGAGGCCGACCTCGTGGCGGCCTCGTGGTGGCGGCTCGTCGACTTCTACACGAGCCCCGGCGGATCGGACGAGCGGATCCAGGTGTTCCTCGCGCGTGGCCTGCGGCCCGTCGAAGGGGCGGACCTCTACACGCGGACGGACGAGGAAGCGACGATGGTGCCGGTGTGGGTGCCGCTCGACGAGGCCGTGGACGCGGCACTGTCCGGGCGCCTGCGCAGCCCGACCGCCGTCACCGGCGTGCTCGCCGCCGCAGCTGCCCGCGCCCGCGGGTGGTCGACTCTCGAGCCCGTCACCGTCTGA
- a CDS encoding ABC transporter permease, with protein sequence MAAPAVLADAYVVAKRNIIKIKRVPDLLVFTTLSPIMFVLLFAYVFGGAIAVPGGADPAAYREFLMAGIFAQTVIFGATITGAGLAEDVKKGIIDRFRSLPMAPSAVLTGRTISDVANNVLVLVVMSLTGLLVGWGIHSSPAEAALGFILLLVFAYAVSWIMAWLGMLVPSVEVFNNATFIVIFPLTFVANTFVPLETLPAPLQTFAEWNPVSAVTQASRELFGNIPEGVPTPDSWPLQHSVLYTLIWSAIFIIVFVPLANFQYRRSTSR encoded by the coding sequence ATGGCCGCCCCCGCCGTGCTCGCCGACGCCTACGTGGTCGCCAAGCGCAACATCATCAAGATCAAGCGCGTGCCCGACCTCCTGGTCTTCACCACGCTGTCGCCGATCATGTTCGTCCTGCTGTTCGCCTACGTGTTCGGCGGGGCGATCGCCGTGCCGGGCGGGGCGGACCCCGCGGCGTACCGGGAGTTCCTCATGGCGGGGATCTTCGCGCAGACCGTCATCTTCGGCGCCACGATCACCGGCGCCGGGCTGGCGGAGGACGTCAAGAAGGGGATCATCGACCGGTTCCGGTCACTGCCGATGGCCCCCTCCGCGGTGCTCACTGGCCGCACCATCTCCGACGTCGCCAACAACGTCCTCGTCCTGGTCGTCATGTCCCTGACCGGTCTGCTCGTCGGCTGGGGGATCCACAGCTCACCCGCGGAGGCGGCGCTCGGCTTCATCCTGCTGCTGGTCTTCGCCTACGCCGTCTCGTGGATCATGGCGTGGCTCGGGATGCTCGTGCCCAGCGTCGAGGTGTTCAACAACGCCACGTTCATCGTGATCTTCCCGCTCACGTTCGTGGCCAACACGTTCGTCCCGCTGGAGACGCTCCCGGCACCGCTGCAGACGTTCGCCGAGTGGAACCCGGTCTCGGCCGTCACCCAGGCGTCGCGCGAGCTGTTCGGCAACATCCCGGAGGGCGTGCCGACGCCCGACTCGTGGCCGCTGCAGCACTCGGTGCTCTACACGTTGATCTGGTCGGCGATCTTCATCATCGTGTTCGTCCCGCTGGCCAACTTCCAGTACCGCCGCTCGACCAGCCGCTGA
- a CDS encoding ATP-binding cassette domain-containing protein → MADAITAQGLVKRYKTVTALDGVDLTVPTGSVLGLLGPNGAGKTTIVRILTTLLRPDHGSATVAGVDVLARPRDVRRRIGLSGQYAAVDEYLTGFENLDMIGRLYHLGAKRSRARARELLASFRLEDAADRPSRTYSGGMRRRLDLAGALVADPPIIFLDEPTTGLDPRGRTEMWEVIQNLVARGTTLLLTTQYLEEADLLADDIVVIDHGRIIAQGTADQLKLQVGGERLELTVRDPGTLTRGRDLLEPLGVGKATLDEGRRTMLMPISGGAQVLTEALRVLDDALILIDDVGLRRPTLDDVFLSLTGRPAEEERQDDSRRGPGNPAPPDTPAATPTGPGRHAAPDESTTGA, encoded by the coding sequence ATGGCAGACGCGATCACCGCCCAGGGACTCGTCAAGCGCTACAAGACCGTCACGGCCCTCGACGGGGTCGATCTCACCGTGCCGACCGGCTCGGTGCTCGGCCTGCTCGGCCCCAACGGTGCGGGCAAGACGACCATCGTCCGCATCCTCACCACCCTCCTGAGGCCCGACCACGGCTCGGCGACGGTCGCCGGCGTGGACGTCCTGGCCAGGCCGCGCGACGTCCGTCGCCGGATCGGCCTGTCCGGGCAGTACGCCGCGGTCGACGAGTACCTCACGGGGTTCGAGAACCTCGACATGATCGGCCGGCTGTACCACCTCGGCGCCAAACGCTCCCGCGCCCGGGCGCGTGAGCTCCTCGCGTCCTTCCGGCTCGAGGACGCCGCAGACCGTCCCTCGAGGACCTACTCCGGCGGCATGCGCCGCCGGCTGGACCTCGCAGGAGCGCTGGTCGCGGACCCGCCGATCATCTTCCTCGACGAGCCGACGACGGGCCTCGACCCGCGCGGTCGCACCGAGATGTGGGAGGTGATCCAGAACCTCGTCGCCCGGGGGACGACGCTGCTGCTCACCACGCAGTACCTGGAGGAGGCGGACCTGCTGGCCGACGACATCGTGGTCATCGACCACGGCCGCATCATCGCGCAGGGCACCGCCGACCAGCTCAAGCTCCAGGTCGGCGGCGAACGCCTCGAGCTCACGGTGCGCGACCCCGGCACGCTGACGCGGGGGCGGGACCTGCTCGAGCCACTCGGCGTCGGCAAGGCCACCCTCGACGAGGGCCGCCGCACGATGCTCATGCCGATCAGCGGGGGCGCTCAGGTGCTCACCGAGGCGCTCCGTGTGCTCGACGACGCGCTGATCCTCATCGACGACGTCGGCTTGCGCCGCCCCACCCTGGACGACGTGTTCCTCTCCCTGACGGGCCGGCCCGCCGAGGAGGAGCGGCAGGACGACAGCCGACGAGGACCGGGGAACCCTGCGCCGCCCGACACCCCCGCCGCGACCCCCACCGGCCCGGGCCGGCACGCGGCCCCCGACGAGTCCACCACCGGTGCCTGA
- a CDS encoding COX15/CtaA family protein has protein sequence MSSSPALATPSTLDPVRDRWTWTAVVANLVGQILIIVTGGAVRLTGSGLGCSTWPQCEPGRFTPEFHEATSIHPFIEFGNRTVSIVLVAIAAAVAVLVVLDRRRPWSYRRLGLVPVVGVVIQAVIGGITVLVDLHPAIVGSHLLISMALVAFSAWLVVRTREGDGPAVPLVDRTTRVLVRVLCALTALVLVLGVVVTGAGPHSGDEEVGYRFQVDPWTMSKLHAASVWAFVAVLVVVLVLLRRRGVTGRPWTTGLMLLAVTLAQGAVGYVQLNTGLPIALVNLHMLGAALLAAAVTFFVGSLRTRDS, from the coding sequence GTGAGCTCGTCCCCCGCCCTCGCCACCCCGTCGACCCTCGACCCGGTCCGTGACCGCTGGACCTGGACGGCCGTCGTGGCCAACCTCGTCGGGCAGATCCTCATCATCGTGACCGGTGGCGCCGTGCGGCTCACCGGCTCCGGCCTCGGCTGCTCGACGTGGCCGCAGTGCGAGCCGGGGCGGTTCACGCCGGAGTTCCACGAGGCGACGTCGATCCACCCGTTCATCGAGTTCGGCAACCGGACGGTGAGCATCGTCCTGGTGGCCATCGCCGCCGCCGTCGCCGTGCTCGTCGTCCTCGACCGGCGCCGCCCGTGGTCCTACCGCCGGCTCGGGCTCGTCCCCGTGGTGGGCGTCGTGATCCAGGCCGTCATCGGCGGCATCACGGTGCTGGTCGACCTGCACCCCGCGATCGTCGGCAGCCACCTGCTCATCTCGATGGCGCTCGTCGCGTTCTCCGCCTGGCTCGTGGTGCGGACGCGGGAGGGGGACGGCCCGGCCGTCCCGCTGGTGGACCGCACGACGCGCGTCCTGGTCCGCGTGCTCTGTGCCCTGACGGCCCTCGTCCTGGTGCTCGGCGTCGTCGTCACCGGTGCGGGCCCGCACTCGGGCGACGAGGAGGTGGGCTACCGGTTCCAGGTGGATCCGTGGACCATGTCGAAGCTGCACGCCGCGTCGGTGTGGGCGTTCGTCGCGGTGCTCGTCGTCGTGCTGGTCCTGCTGCGTCGCCGCGGCGTGACCGGCCGCCCCTGGACCACCGGCCTGATGCTGCTGGCCGTCACGCTCGCCCAGGGCGCGGTCGGCTACGTCCAGCTGAACACCGGTCTGCCGATCGCGCTGGTCAACCTGCACATGCTCGGTGCGGCGCTGCTCGCGGCGGCCGTGACGTTCTTCGTCGGGAGCCTGCGCACGCGCGACTCCTGA
- a CDS encoding ABC transporter permease, giving the protein MSAAAPTMTRVLAQTSFEARAILRNGEQLLVTIIVPVLVLVGLTKATAIDLDTGGASRIDFLTPGVLALAVMTTSFTSQAIASSFDRRNGVLRLLSTTPLGRGGLLAGKVLGVLVVELVQVVVIGLTAVLLGWRPDPAGIPLALAAVVLGTAAFTSLALLVAGTLRAEAVLALANLLLLVLAVAGGIVIPAEQLPGPMAHVALLLPSGALGEAMRQTLLHGPLPPWSVVVLVGWTAALGWGASRLFRWH; this is encoded by the coding sequence ATGAGCGCCGCCGCCCCCACCATGACCCGCGTCCTCGCGCAGACCTCGTTCGAGGCACGCGCGATCCTGCGCAACGGCGAGCAGCTGCTGGTCACGATCATCGTCCCGGTGCTCGTGCTCGTCGGGCTGACCAAGGCCACCGCGATCGACCTGGACACCGGGGGCGCCAGCCGGATCGACTTCCTCACCCCGGGGGTGCTGGCCCTGGCCGTCATGACGACGTCGTTCACGTCGCAGGCCATCGCGTCCTCGTTCGACCGGCGCAACGGCGTCCTGCGCCTGCTGTCCACGACCCCGCTGGGGCGCGGTGGGCTCCTCGCGGGCAAGGTGCTGGGGGTCCTCGTCGTCGAGCTGGTGCAGGTCGTCGTGATCGGGCTGACCGCCGTGCTGCTCGGCTGGCGTCCCGACCCTGCGGGGATCCCCCTGGCCCTGGCCGCGGTCGTCCTGGGCACCGCGGCGTTCACGTCGCTCGCCCTGCTGGTCGCCGGGACGCTGCGCGCGGAGGCCGTGCTCGCCCTCGCCAACCTGCTGCTGCTCGTGCTGGCCGTCGCCGGGGGGATCGTCATCCCGGCGGAGCAGCTGCCCGGGCCGATGGCTCACGTCGCCCTGCTGCTCCCCTCCGGCGCGCTCGGCGAGGCGATGCGCCAGACGCTGCTGCACGGCCCGCTGCCACCCTGGTCGGTGGTGGTCCTCGTCGGCTGGACGGCCGCGCTCGGCTGGGGCGCGAGCCGGCTGTTCCGCTGGCACTGA
- a CDS encoding ABC transporter ATP-binding protein, with amino-acid sequence MPDSPALEISRLVKRYSGRAVVDGLDLVAHHGQVTAVLGPNGAGKTTTVECCEGLREPDAGTVRVLGLDPLTQAGELRPRVGVMLQDGGLPTGVRAHEMLAHVARMYADPRDLGELTERLGLASFARTTVRRLSGGQRQRLALAAAIVGRPEVVFLDEPSAGMDPQTRHAVWDLVRELRDEGVAVLLTTHLMDEAEDLADHVAIVDHGRVIAQGSVPSLVSSAQDRTLRLETVPGLALGAALGTEFVVTEPRDGCYTITGAVDPAAVAAVTSWLAARGALATRLTVGRRTLEDVFLDLTGRNLR; translated from the coding sequence GTGCCCGACTCCCCCGCGCTCGAGATCTCACGGCTCGTCAAGCGCTACAGCGGTCGCGCCGTGGTCGACGGTCTGGACCTCGTGGCCCACCACGGGCAGGTCACCGCGGTCCTCGGTCCCAACGGTGCAGGCAAGACCACGACGGTCGAGTGCTGCGAGGGGCTGCGTGAGCCGGATGCCGGCACGGTCCGCGTGCTGGGCCTCGACCCCCTGACCCAGGCCGGCGAGCTCCGTCCGCGCGTCGGCGTCATGCTCCAGGACGGCGGTCTGCCGACCGGCGTACGAGCACACGAGATGCTCGCGCACGTCGCCCGGATGTACGCCGACCCGCGCGACCTCGGCGAGCTCACCGAGCGCCTCGGGCTCGCGTCGTTCGCGCGGACCACCGTCCGGCGCCTGTCCGGAGGACAGCGTCAGCGGCTGGCGCTCGCGGCGGCGATCGTCGGCCGGCCCGAGGTCGTGTTCCTCGACGAGCCCAGCGCGGGCATGGACCCGCAGACCCGGCACGCCGTGTGGGACCTCGTGCGCGAGCTGCGCGACGAGGGCGTCGCCGTCCTGCTCACGACGCACCTCATGGACGAGGCGGAGGACCTCGCCGACCACGTCGCGATCGTCGACCACGGCCGCGTGATCGCGCAGGGGTCGGTGCCGTCGCTCGTCTCGTCGGCCCAGGACCGCACGCTGCGGCTCGAGACCGTGCCGGGGCTCGCCCTCGGTGCCGCGCTGGGGACGGAGTTCGTCGTCACGGAGCCGCGCGACGGCTGCTACACCATCACCGGGGCCGTTGATCCCGCAGCGGTCGCCGCGGTCACGTCCTGGCTCGCCGCGCGAGGCGCGCTGGCCACCCGGCTGACCGTCGGACGGCGCACCCTCGAGGACGTCTTCCTCGACCTGACCGGACGGAACCTGCGATGA
- a CDS encoding helix-turn-helix transcriptional regulator — MDVTLPAADDRTATDATHVDPDAGTRQRVLQIVASAGPVSAAELAAQLDLAPAGIRRHLGVLEATDQIAVHDGAAGLRRPQGRGRPARRYVVTSRGQAALTHNYSELATQALRFLAETAGQQAVQGFAEQRVRALEERHVAAVAAAGDDVAERVRVLADGLTADGYAASARPVPGGLALQLCQGHCPVQEVAHEFPQLCEAEARAFSRLLGVHVQRLATLAGGGHVCTTSIPLTIAPTPSTSATPRTPAHPVLSVEGHSA, encoded by the coding sequence ATGGACGTCACGCTGCCCGCGGCCGACGACCGCACCGCCACCGACGCGACGCACGTCGACCCCGATGCGGGCACCCGTCAGCGGGTGCTGCAGATCGTCGCCTCCGCCGGCCCCGTGTCCGCCGCCGAGCTCGCCGCCCAGCTGGACCTGGCGCCCGCGGGCATCCGGCGTCACCTCGGCGTCCTCGAGGCCACCGACCAGATCGCCGTGCACGACGGCGCTGCCGGTCTGCGCCGACCGCAGGGTCGGGGGCGTCCCGCGCGCCGGTACGTCGTCACCAGCCGCGGCCAGGCCGCGCTGACCCACAACTACTCCGAGCTCGCCACGCAGGCGCTGCGCTTCCTCGCCGAGACCGCCGGCCAGCAGGCCGTGCAGGGCTTCGCGGAGCAGCGGGTGCGCGCGCTGGAGGAGCGGCACGTCGCGGCCGTCGCGGCCGCGGGCGACGACGTCGCCGAGCGCGTTCGTGTGCTGGCCGACGGGCTGACCGCCGACGGGTACGCCGCCTCCGCCCGGCCCGTGCCCGGTGGGCTGGCGCTGCAGCTCTGCCAGGGGCACTGCCCCGTGCAGGAAGTCGCCCACGAGTTCCCGCAGCTCTGCGAGGCCGAGGCCCGTGCGTTCTCGCGCCTCCTCGGTGTGCACGTGCAGCGCCTGGCGACGCTGGCCGGCGGAGGCCACGTCTGCACCACCAGCATCCCTTTGACCATCGCACCCACCCCGTCGACCAGCGCCACCCCTCGTACCCCTGCCCACCCCGTGCTCTCCGTGGAAGGACATTCAGCATGA
- the sufB gene encoding Fe-S cluster assembly protein SufB — protein MSAQTDSTAAAAPQMTQDEAIASIGNYNYGWHDADTAGAVATRGLSEAKVREISALKNEPEWMLKTRLKSLRLFDKKPMPWWGSDLSGIDFDNIKYFVRSTEKQATSWEDLPEDIKSTYDRLGIPEAEKQRLVAGVAAQYESEVVYHQIQESLEEQGVIFLDTDTALREHPEIFEQYFGSVIPPGDNKFAALNTAVWSGGSFVYVPPGVHVEIPLQAYFRINTENMGQFERTLIIADEGSYVHYVEGCTAPVYSSDSLHSAVVEIIVKKNARVRYTTIQNWSNNVYNLVTKRATAAEGATMEWVDGNIGSKVTMKYPAIYLLGEHARGETLSIAFAGAGQHQDAGAKMVHAAPHTSSSIVSKSVARGGGRTSYRGLVQVLEGAHHSASNVLCDALLVDQISRSDTYPYVDVREDDVSMGHEATVSRVSEDQLFYLMSRGMAETEAMAMIVRGFVEPIARELPMEYALELNRLIELQMEGAVG, from the coding sequence ATGAGTGCACAGACCGACAGCACTGCGGCCGCTGCGCCGCAGATGACCCAGGACGAGGCCATCGCCTCGATCGGGAACTACAACTACGGCTGGCACGACGCCGACACCGCCGGGGCCGTCGCGACCCGCGGGCTGTCGGAGGCCAAGGTCCGGGAGATCTCCGCGCTCAAGAACGAGCCCGAGTGGATGCTCAAGACGCGCCTGAAGTCGCTGCGCCTGTTCGACAAGAAGCCCATGCCCTGGTGGGGCTCCGACCTGTCGGGCATCGACTTCGACAACATCAAGTACTTCGTGCGGTCCACGGAGAAGCAGGCCACCAGCTGGGAGGACCTGCCCGAGGACATCAAGAGCACGTACGACCGCCTGGGCATCCCGGAGGCGGAGAAGCAGCGCCTCGTCGCCGGCGTCGCCGCGCAGTACGAGTCCGAGGTCGTCTACCACCAGATCCAGGAGTCGCTCGAGGAGCAGGGCGTGATCTTCCTCGACACCGACACCGCGCTGCGTGAGCACCCGGAGATCTTCGAGCAGTACTTCGGCTCGGTCATCCCTCCCGGCGACAACAAGTTCGCCGCGCTGAACACGGCGGTCTGGTCGGGCGGCTCGTTCGTCTACGTCCCGCCGGGCGTGCACGTCGAGATCCCGCTGCAGGCCTACTTCCGGATCAACACCGAGAACATGGGCCAGTTCGAGCGGACGCTGATCATCGCCGACGAGGGCTCGTACGTGCACTACGTCGAGGGCTGCACCGCCCCGGTGTACTCGAGCGACTCGCTGCACTCCGCGGTCGTCGAGATCATCGTCAAGAAGAACGCCCGCGTGCGGTACACGACCATCCAGAACTGGTCGAACAACGTCTACAACCTCGTGACCAAGCGGGCGACCGCGGCCGAGGGCGCCACCATGGAGTGGGTCGACGGCAACATCGGCTCCAAGGTGACCATGAAGTACCCGGCCATCTACCTGCTGGGCGAGCACGCGCGCGGCGAGACGCTGTCCATCGCGTTCGCCGGTGCGGGCCAGCACCAGGACGCCGGCGCCAAGATGGTGCACGCCGCGCCGCACACCTCCAGCTCGATCGTCTCCAAGTCGGTCGCGCGCGGCGGTGGTCGCACGTCCTACCGCGGGCTGGTGCAGGTGCTCGAGGGCGCCCACCACTCCGCGTCGAACGTGCTCTGCGACGCCCTCCTGGTCGACCAGATCTCGCGCTCCGACACGTACCCCTACGTGGACGTGCGCGAGGACGACGTGTCGATGGGCCACGAGGCGACCGTGTCGCGCGTGAGCGAGGACCAGCTGTTCTACCTGATGTCCCGAGGCATGGCCGAGACCGAGGCCATGGCGATGATCGTGCGCGGGTTCGTCGAGCCCATCGCGCGTGAGCTGCCCATGGAGTACGCCCTCGAGCTGAACCGCCTCATCGAGCTGCAGATGGAAGGGGCCGTCGGCTGA